A window of Staphylococcus lloydii genomic DNA:
GCAAAATAAAATTAATCATTTTACGCTTAGTAAAATATAGAAAGAAGGTCGTTTTATGATAGATATGTATTTATATGATGATGATGAGACTGCACAAGTGCAATTTGTTGGTTTCGTTGGCGAGGAAAGTCGTTATGATTTAATGCTCGTACAGACTGATCGTCATTTTGGTAAAACCATAGTATTAAATATTCAAACGAATAAATTTGGTATTATAGGAACGGACGATTTAGAAGAAGAAGGTTATATCGCATACATATTAGGCGTTAGTGAAGCAGAAGGCAATGAATTAAATGCCTTTTTAGCAGAGAGAATTCAATAGTAATTAAATAAGCAGTTTATATTAATCCTAAATAAAAAAGGCAAATTCTATTTAAAGTAGATAGAATTTGCCTTTTAAAGTATAAACTAATATTCTTTCTTACGCGCGCTGCGAAACTATTAGTTATTCTTCAGTATTTTGAATTGTCGGTTGAATTTTAACGTCTTTCAATTTATCTTCCGGAGTTTCTTCGGCAGATGTTTGTGCTGACGTATTATTTTTCGTTACTTCGGCTGTCACGTTTTG
This region includes:
- a CDS encoding DUF3055 domain-containing protein: MIDMYLYDDDETAQVQFVGFVGEESRYDLMLVQTDRHFGKTIVLNIQTNKFGIIGTDDLEEEGYIAYILGVSEAEGNELNAFLAERIQ